The following DNA comes from Porphyromonadaceae bacterium W3.11.
TTCATTTTGGCCCCGATTACTTTATTCCAAAACCAGTGGACCCTCGCCTCATAGTACGTGTATCTACTGCTGTAGCAAAGGCTGCTATCCAATCAGGAGTTGCACAAAAAGTAATAACTGACTGGAATTCTTATGAGGGAGAATTGATGAATCGTCTCGGAAGGATGAATCACTTCATGCGTCGTATCCACGAATCAGCTCAACAAAACCCTCGCAGAATGGTATATACTGCTGGTGAAAATAGCACCGTCATTAAAGCTGCTGTAGAAGTACTTCACCAAGGCCTAGCAATACCTATTATTCTAGGTGATCCTGATAATATCCAAAGAATTGCGAACGAAAATGATTTGGACCTAAGCGGGATTAAAATCATTAATCATCGTTCTGAAGAGTTTAACGAAAAAAGAAAACAATATGCAGCCCAATATACCAAACAGAATTGGCGTAAGGGTGGTAATATGAACGAGTCATTGGACAAAATGTTTGACCTCAACTTTTTCGGGATGATGATGGTACAATGTGGAGACGCAGATGGCCTACTCACTGGGCTTTACTCTAACTACTCATACCTGTCAAATGTAGCACGTACTACTGTAGGTATTGAAGAAGGACACGATCACTTTGCAACGATGCACATGGTCAACCTAAAGAGCGGTCCTCTATTCCTTGTAGATACTCTAATCAATCAAAATCTAAATGCAGAGACATTAGTTGATATTACTATTCTTGCTGCCGAAAAGGTTAGATGCTTTGGACTAAAGCCTAACATTGCCTTAGTGAACTTCTCAGACTTTGGTAGTGATGATGCTAACTCTTCAATCGAAGCACGTAAAGCGACAGAGATTCTTCATGAAAAGTATCCAGAGCTTAACGTGGATGGTGAAATGCAAGTCCAGACTGCCCTACATATGGAGAAGAGAGACTCTTTATATCCAGATAATAAGTTAAAAGGCGAGCAAGTTAATATACTCGTGTTCCCTCGTCTCTCTGCTGCTAATGCATGCTATCAATTGCTTAAAGCTGTGGGTAATGCTGAAGACGTAGTCGGTCCAATTCAAATTGGATTAGGCAAGCCCATCTTTTTCGTGGACCATGATGCTACAGTTAAGGATATTATTAATATCACGGCTATGGGTTCTTTAGACTGCTCTGCTTACATTATTGAGTAAGTATAAACAACAAAGAATACTAATAGAAGAGCTTGCTACTGTTTAGCAAGCTCTTCTATTTTTCAATATTCGGTTTTCGACTTAGTAACAATACAAAAAGGAAGAATTACCTAGGAGGGAAAGTCTCGAACTATCTTCGATAATTTTTACGAAGTAATGATGGACACTTATATTTTGTTTGAATGAGAGTAATAACACTTTCTTCTGTATCTCTGGACTAGATCTAAAAAAAAGCTTTAATGAGTTGTAATACGAGACCATAACTGATGTTCGTCATCCATAGGGTGAGAGTGTATTAGTCTTCCTTAATAAGCCCCGTAATACTATGAAACTATTACACTCGGAGGGTTGTGGATTTGTGTTCAACCACAAGCTTCTGGAGCATTACACTTTAATTACACCATAAAAGCCATACATTTGTTGTACAACTGACTTAATATTTGTAAAATTGCACTACAATTATTCTTCTATTTGAATGATTTTCACGTTTAATTTTAATAATAACATCTAAAATCTAAAGCTATGAAAGAGAAGCCCCGCCATCAAATATGTTGTATTTATGTCTATTCTTGTTTCTAATGGAATAGCTTTGTTTTACACTTGTAGCAACAGGACTGATCTTTATTAACCATTAACCATTTTTAATTATGACTTGTATTCAGAAGATTTTTCTCTTTTTACTAATTCTTTTTCCAGTAGTTGGTAATTCATTTGCCCAGGAAAGAGGTTTCTCATGGGGAGCATTAGGAAGCTCTGGAAATATGGGCAGAGAGTTTTCATCTGTTAATTTGGAGAGCTACGCAGGCTACAACTTTACACCAAATTTTTCTGCATACCTTAAAGCTGAAACTGATGTCATCCTACTAAAAAAAGAAGAGGTTGAAAAACACTACCCGTCTCAAGCCTTGGGTGTGCTCTTAAAGTACAATGTATATAAATTTAGTTCTGGTATATTTGATTTGAGAGCAGGTACTGGAACTAACTTGCGTAGTGATGATTGGAGATATTTATATTGGGATATGGGCTTTTTTTTACAAGCGACTAGAGAAATCACAAAACCTACGATAGGACTAGTATTTAGATACTATAATACTCTAGAAAAAGGAGAAAAGAATTATCCTTCGGTGTATGTTTCTGTAGGTTTTACCGTAAATTAATGTACTATGTACAATAGAGACCTAAACTTTTTTAGGTTACGGCTTTCGCCATTTTCATTTTGGCTAAACTGCTTTCGACTCTTTTCTTTTCGCGTTTCTAGCGAATTTTCGAAACTCTAGAAAAAAATAAAGAGGATTTAGACCTTAAGAATTTCCGACTCCTCTTAGAATGTATCTTTCATTTTATATTCTTAGATTTATAATGAAAAATATCTGACAAGAGAAATAACACCAAGTATTAGAGACATTGCTCCCACGGTCATAGTAAAAACAAACTTCTTTCCAACCTTCTTTTCTTTATTCTTAGTTTTGGCAGATATAACAAAATAATAAATAGAGAAAATAATGAGAAATAATCCGATAATAAGCCTTTCCATAATTATTAATATTATTCTAACATACATTGTGTGTAAGTCCAACAGTCAATACAGCACTAGCAAAATCAAGACCAGTCTTAATACCTCCCTATATGCTTCAAACCGATAGTTTCTCAAACCTAAAGGAAAATTGAGCACGCTAGGTGCTTTCCTTGCCCATGTGACAAATGCGAGATCTTTTCTCTCAACGTTCAACGAAGTACTTGCGTTGATTGTACCTAACCTCTGCTGCCGTAATTACGTTCATATTCATCTTTCCATGATATGCACATACCACAAATGTAAGTATAATAATCCTAACTATTGCTTCTACATTACAAGTACGTTGAGAAGTAATGTTTACAGGCAGTTAGCAAATTCGCATAGATACATTGCAGCAACTTCTGATGATATATAACCGATTACTATACTCTATTTTTCTTCCACAGCTATAGACATTCTCAACATAATCATCCTTATGCTGTAATATGTAATAGTATATATAAGCACTATTCATAAAGAAAAAGAGACAATGCCATCAGACACTGTCTCTCTCTTTTATACACGTAAGAATCTTCGAAATTGAATTTTTTCTTAAA
Coding sequences within:
- a CDS encoding NADP-dependent malic enzyme is translated as MDKKLSEEARVYHSLPQPGKIEVRPTKPFSTQKDLTLAYSPGVAVPCLDIDKDPACAYDFTSKGNLVAVISNGTAVLGLGDIGALAGKPVMEGKGLLFKIYAGIDVFDIEIDEKDPEKFIEIVKAIAPTFGGINLEDIKAPECFRIEQALKDELDIPVMHDDQHGTAIISAAGLLNALKIAGKKIEDARIVISGAGASAFSCTKLYESFGAKRSNIVMIDSKGVISKDRENLSDQKAYFATDRTDLRTLADAIVGADVFVGLSKPGVLTQDMVRQMAPNPIVFALANPDPEITYNEAKDAREDVMMATGRSDYPNQINNVIGFPYIFRGALDVRATSINEEMKKAATLAIAELAQEPVPDEVSSAYGNIPLHFGPDYFIPKPVDPRLIVRVSTAVAKAAIQSGVAQKVITDWNSYEGELMNRLGRMNHFMRRIHESAQQNPRRMVYTAGENSTVIKAAVEVLHQGLAIPIILGDPDNIQRIANENDLDLSGIKIINHRSEEFNEKRKQYAAQYTKQNWRKGGNMNESLDKMFDLNFFGMMMVQCGDADGLLTGLYSNYSYLSNVARTTVGIEEGHDHFATMHMVNLKSGPLFLVDTLINQNLNAETLVDITILAAEKVRCFGLKPNIALVNFSDFGSDDANSSIEARKATEILHEKYPELNVDGEMQVQTALHMEKRDSLYPDNKLKGEQVNILVFPRLSAANACYQLLKAVGNAEDVVGPIQIGLGKPIFFVDHDATVKDIINITAMGSLDCSAYIIE